Genomic window (Pyrus communis chromosome 13, drPyrComm1.1, whole genome shotgun sequence):
GGTGACATTGCTTTAGCATTAGAAGGAGAACCTGATGGTGAGGATGGAGAAGGAGAGGGGCTTGGACTAACTACTGGATCTTCTATTTCGAGGGCATTGATCTTGATTTTAATCTTTTGGCCGGCTTTACAGTGACCAGGTTCACCACAAATAACATAGTAGGTGCCGGGTTTATCAAAAGTTAAGGCGGTAAAGGTACCGTAATGAGATAGGGGAAGTGATGGAATACAATAGTCATAATCTGCTTGAGTGACTATCATCACAAAGTCATATTCATGTTTGTAATTAAATATGAACTCGTCGCCCACATAGAATTTTTTCAATGAAGCCCACTCGTTGTAATCAACTGCGCCACTGTCAGTCCACCCTT
Coding sequences:
- the LOC137712114 gene encoding blue copper protein-like; the encoded protein is MALRNTVAVSLIIMMIFCGACSATVYMVGGDLEGWTDSGAVDYNEWASLKKFYVGDEFIFNYKHEYDFVMIVTQADYDYCIPSLPLSHYGTFTALTFDKPGTYYVICGEPGHCKAGQKIKIKINALEIEDPVVSPSPSPSPSSPSGSPSNAKAMSPSSKITRPLPVLNLVMVGAAATALLMLVAWVSHFIYRRLNESMFQAEKSSQVV